A single Chryseobacterium shigense DNA region contains:
- a CDS encoding NAD(P)-dependent alcohol dehydrogenase, which yields MSTITVKAYGAESTTADLKEISIERREVTSKDVEIEILYCGVCHSDLHTARNDWGGSLYPVVPGHEIVGRITNVGSEVSKFKVGDLAAVGCMVDSCGHCNSCKEDLEQYCLNGFTGTYNGQDKHLGGHTFGGYSQKVVVDEHFVLSVPENLDLAAVAPLLCAGITTWSPLRHWNVGPDSKVAVVGLGGLGHMAIKLAKGLGAEVTLFSRTPGKTDDAKQLGADHVVISTDDSQMDHVKGKFDLIIDTVPYEHDINPYMQTLTLNGTLVLVGFVGEFQETEVSTRPMIFQRRSVAGSLIGGIAETQELLDFCGKHNIVSDIELIKMGDINHAYERMLKSDVKYRFVIDMQSL from the coding sequence ATGAGCACAATCACAGTAAAAGCCTACGGGGCTGAGTCTACCACGGCAGACCTGAAAGAAATAAGTATTGAAAGAAGAGAAGTAACTTCAAAAGATGTGGAAATTGAAATCCTATACTGCGGAGTCTGCCACTCTGATCTTCATACGGCAAGAAATGACTGGGGCGGATCTTTGTATCCTGTAGTTCCGGGGCATGAAATTGTAGGAAGAATTACCAATGTGGGAAGTGAAGTTTCCAAATTTAAAGTGGGTGATCTTGCCGCTGTGGGATGTATGGTAGATTCATGCGGGCATTGCAACAGCTGTAAAGAAGATCTGGAGCAATACTGCCTGAATGGGTTTACAGGAACCTATAACGGGCAAGATAAACATTTAGGCGGTCATACTTTTGGTGGATATTCCCAGAAGGTAGTTGTGGATGAACATTTTGTTTTAAGCGTACCTGAAAACCTGGATCTGGCTGCAGTAGCACCACTTCTGTGTGCAGGTATTACTACATGGTCTCCATTGAGACACTGGAATGTAGGGCCAGATTCCAAAGTTGCAGTTGTAGGATTAGGCGGATTAGGACATATGGCGATCAAATTAGCAAAAGGATTAGGCGCAGAAGTGACTTTATTCTCAAGAACTCCGGGAAAAACGGATGATGCCAAACAGCTTGGCGCGGATCACGTTGTTATTTCTACCGATGATTCACAGATGGATCATGTAAAAGGAAAATTTGATCTTATCATTGATACGGTTCCTTATGAGCACGATATCAATCCTTATATGCAGACGCTTACCCTGAACGGGACTTTAGTTCTTGTAGGATTTGTAGGTGAGTTCCAGGAAACTGAGGTAAGTACAAGACCAATGATCTTCCAGCGCCGTTCTGTTGCAGGATCTCTAATTGGTGGTATTGCCGAAACACAGGAATTACTGGATTTCTGCGGAAAGCATAATATTGTTTCAGATATTGAACTGATCAAAATGGGAGATATCAACCATGCTTATGAAAGAATGCTTAAGAGCGATGTAAAATACCGTTTCGTTATAGATATGCAGTCTTTGTAA
- a CDS encoding helix-turn-helix domain-containing protein: protein MEDQEVEKVNSVSDYNKMVNHETLHPLVSVVDFAKSDPICQYKRTYTFYTVFLKDVICGDMHYGKHSYDYQEGTLVFIAPGQVSGVTNDGKFVQPGGYALLFHPDLIKGTNLGKNIKDYSFFSYDVHEALHLSEKEREIVLECFKNIKLELEQSIDKHSKSLIVNNIELFLNYCMRFYDRQFITRDHVNQGVIGKFENLVDDYLKSDNPKNIGFPMVNYFAEKLNLSANYFGDLIKKELGVSAQEFIHNKLIDVAKEQILNPSKSISEISYDLGFKYPQHFTRLFKTKVGVSPSEYKTLN from the coding sequence ATGGAAGATCAGGAAGTTGAAAAAGTAAACAGCGTTTCAGATTACAATAAAATGGTGAATCATGAAACCCTGCATCCGCTGGTAAGTGTGGTAGATTTTGCAAAATCTGATCCCATCTGCCAATATAAAAGAACCTATACCTTTTATACCGTTTTTCTGAAAGATGTGATCTGCGGTGATATGCATTACGGAAAACACAGCTACGACTATCAGGAAGGAACGCTGGTTTTTATTGCTCCCGGACAGGTAAGCGGAGTGACGAACGACGGAAAGTTTGTGCAGCCGGGCGGATATGCTTTGCTTTTTCATCCGGATCTTATCAAAGGAACCAATCTTGGCAAAAATATCAAAGATTACAGCTTCTTTTCCTATGACGTACACGAGGCATTGCACCTTTCGGAAAAAGAAAGAGAAATTGTACTGGAATGTTTTAAGAATATAAAGCTTGAACTTGAACAGTCTATCGATAAACACAGCAAATCGCTAATTGTAAACAATATTGAATTGTTTTTAAATTACTGTATGCGTTTCTACGACCGTCAGTTTATTACAAGAGACCATGTAAATCAGGGCGTTATCGGGAAATTTGAAAATCTGGTGGATGATTATTTAAAATCTGACAACCCCAAAAATATTGGTTTCCCGATGGTTAACTATTTTGCAGAAAAACTGAACCTGTCTGCCAATTATTTCGGTGATTTGATCAAAAAAGAATTAGGAGTTTCCGCTCAGGAATTTATTCATAATAAGCTGATTGATGTTGCCAAAGAACAGATCCTGAATCCGTCAAAATCAATCAGTGAGATTTCCTATGACCTTGGGTTTAAATATCCCCAGCATTTTACAAGATTATTCAAAACTAAAGTAGGAGTTTCCCCGAGCGAATATAAAACTCTAAACTGA
- a CDS encoding carboxylesterase family protein, whose product MTVEQTTTHIFQTSFGKVIALKNRGVIKAQSIRYARSERFQKPVAEQPSSEIIFPDKIPVCPQAISPLAEKMIGPTHIENFEPDESTQYLSVFRPDSFTENEKLPVVVWIHGGSHEIGCGDLPTSDPSDWVREQQIIVVAVSYRLGLFGFLGGGEIPPNLGLFDIIEALKWIRNYISEFGGDAGNIILLGQSSGGDAIAHLMISEGVEGLFQRVIIQSAPLGLRHKRQKMSAEFLKKTEGLKTETDVFKMMEEYKKYVPSVIKYGLKAAMPFGIQYGYPPLCREEESIEKWKGNAKKYDVLIGLNNNETAFYLKTSDALNKYFGKGLGLKIMDKTVEKTTELIYGIPAKIFAENYAKAGGNVYLFRIHSGSESSRIGAPHCIDLPLIFGNESAWKSSEMLKDIPWEYINENGKKLRAIWAEFARTGNISDDSEKPDILKIRKISF is encoded by the coding sequence ATGACTGTTGAGCAGACCACAACCCACATTTTTCAGACTTCTTTCGGGAAAGTTATTGCACTAAAAAACAGAGGCGTTATTAAAGCCCAAAGTATCCGGTATGCCCGTTCTGAAAGATTTCAGAAACCTGTTGCAGAACAGCCTTCTTCAGAAATTATTTTCCCGGATAAAATTCCTGTTTGCCCGCAGGCTATCAGTCCGCTGGCTGAAAAAATGATTGGTCCCACTCATATTGAAAATTTTGAACCGGATGAATCAACACAATATCTCTCGGTTTTCCGTCCTGACAGCTTTACAGAAAATGAAAAGCTTCCAGTTGTAGTCTGGATTCACGGTGGTTCCCATGAGATAGGATGTGGTGACCTTCCTACCTCTGATCCCAGCGACTGGGTAAGGGAACAACAGATTATTGTGGTTGCTGTATCTTACAGGCTTGGACTTTTCGGTTTTCTGGGAGGCGGTGAAATACCACCAAATTTAGGACTGTTTGATATAATAGAGGCATTAAAATGGATCAGGAATTATATTTCAGAATTTGGAGGTGATGCAGGGAATATTATCCTTTTAGGCCAGTCTTCGGGTGGTGATGCCATTGCCCATCTTATGATTTCCGAAGGTGTTGAGGGCTTGTTTCAAAGAGTGATTATCCAGAGTGCGCCATTAGGATTACGTCATAAAAGGCAGAAAATGTCTGCGGAATTTCTCAAAAAAACAGAGGGGCTTAAAACCGAAACCGATGTTTTTAAAATGATGGAGGAATACAAAAAATATGTGCCGTCTGTCATAAAATATGGTTTGAAAGCTGCCATGCCTTTTGGTATTCAGTATGGCTATCCACCTTTATGCAGGGAAGAAGAATCTATAGAAAAATGGAAGGGAAATGCCAAAAAATATGATGTACTGATCGGACTTAATAATAATGAAACAGCATTCTATCTTAAAACCTCAGACGCATTGAATAAATATTTTGGAAAAGGTCTTGGATTAAAAATCATGGATAAAACAGTTGAAAAAACTACGGAGCTCATCTATGGAATTCCTGCAAAAATTTTCGCTGAAAATTATGCAAAAGCAGGAGGAAATGTTTATCTGTTCAGAATTCATTCAGGATCAGAAAGCAGCCGTATCGGGGCACCGCATTGTATTGATCTTCCTTTGATTTTCGGAAATGAATCTGCCTGGAAATCCTCAGAGATGCTGAAAGATATTCCGTGGGAATATATCAATGAAAATGGAAAGAAATTAAGAGCAATCTGGGCCGAATTTGCCAGAACAGGAAATATTTCTGATGATTCGGAAAAGCCGGACATTTTAAAAATCCGGAAAATAAGCTTTTAA
- a CDS encoding ankyrin repeat domain-containing protein has translation MKKIIFIISIFLCLSTMHAQEKVKSIFDIARSGTVTEVKDLMKQDPDIINKTNENGFSPLILSCYRGNTEVADFLMDKVKDINYNSSMGTALMAVVYKGDLKLAQELLDHQSDINTADSQGTTPLIFASKLGNIEMVKLLVKYKANKSLKDKQGNTAFEYAVLSKNSELINQLKN, from the coding sequence ATGAAAAAGATCATCTTCATCATAAGTATTTTCCTGTGCCTTTCTACTATGCATGCACAGGAAAAAGTAAAATCAATATTTGATATTGCCAGAAGCGGAACCGTAACCGAAGTAAAAGATCTTATGAAACAGGACCCGGATATCATCAACAAAACCAATGAAAATGGCTTTTCACCCCTCATCCTTTCATGTTACAGAGGAAATACAGAAGTGGCTGATTTTTTGATGGATAAAGTAAAAGACATCAATTATAATTCTTCAATGGGAACTGCGCTTATGGCAGTTGTTTATAAAGGTGATTTAAAGCTGGCTCAGGAGCTGTTGGATCATCAGTCAGATATCAACACAGCAGATTCTCAGGGAACCACACCGCTTATTTTTGCTTCCAAACTGGGAAATATAGAAATGGTTAAGCTTCTTGTGAAATATAAAGCCAATAAAAGCTTAAAAGACAAACAGGGAAATACAGCTTTCGAATATGCTGTTTTATCAAAAAATTCAGAACTGATCAACCAACTAAAAAATTAA
- a CDS encoding ectonucleotide pyrophosphatase/phosphodiesterase yields the protein MKRGIQILLLFFSLAICAQQTNIDTAQVVISGRTNNTEAQTKPYVIMISTDGFRYDYAKKYNAENLLRLAAGGVQAQAMIPSYPSITFPNHWSLITGLYPSHHGLIDNFFYDYKRKEAYAMNNKKNAEEGTWYGGTPLWALAEKQGVVSASLMWVGSASNAGGMRPSYYYPYHEKFKPSEKVEKVINWLKLPEEKRPHFISLYFPEVDGSGHHYGPDSPETENAVHLVDNAIGELVQKVNDLGLKNVNFIFVSDHGMIKVDGGAPLEIPAMLLDKNRFDFYNSQTLLRVYVKNPAEVKAVYKELKSNKTNDYEVYLDKKLPKYLHFATRDDRYDRIGQILLIPKAPKIFLEKDKKTSVGKHGYNPKIVPEMKATFYAWGPEFKNNLVIDEFANINVYPLVAEILGLKIDQPIDGKLKVLKETLKEKK from the coding sequence ATGAAGCGAGGAATACAAATTTTGCTGCTGTTTTTTTCTTTGGCCATCTGTGCCCAGCAGACAAATATTGATACAGCTCAGGTAGTCATTTCAGGCCGTACGAATAATACGGAAGCCCAGACGAAACCTTATGTGATTATGATATCTACAGATGGGTTCCGTTACGACTATGCTAAAAAATACAATGCAGAAAATCTTTTGAGACTGGCGGCAGGAGGAGTTCAGGCGCAAGCTATGATCCCAAGTTATCCAAGTATTACTTTTCCCAATCACTGGAGCCTGATTACCGGACTTTACCCATCCCATCACGGGCTGATCGATAATTTTTTCTACGACTATAAAAGAAAAGAGGCCTATGCCATGAACAATAAGAAGAATGCTGAAGAGGGAACCTGGTACGGTGGAACTCCGCTTTGGGCTCTGGCTGAAAAGCAGGGGGTAGTTTCAGCTTCCCTGATGTGGGTAGGTTCTGCAAGCAATGCGGGAGGAATGAGACCTTCCTATTATTATCCGTACCATGAAAAATTTAAGCCCTCCGAAAAAGTAGAGAAAGTTATTAACTGGCTTAAACTGCCTGAAGAAAAAAGACCGCATTTTATATCCCTGTACTTCCCGGAAGTGGATGGAAGCGGACATCATTACGGACCGGACAGCCCGGAAACGGAAAATGCAGTTCATTTGGTTGATAATGCAATTGGAGAACTTGTTCAGAAAGTCAATGACCTTGGACTGAAAAATGTAAACTTTATTTTTGTTTCCGATCATGGAATGATAAAGGTAGATGGAGGAGCGCCGCTGGAAATTCCTGCCATGCTTTTGGATAAAAACAGGTTTGATTTTTACAATTCCCAGACCCTGCTCAGAGTATATGTTAAAAATCCGGCTGAGGTTAAAGCTGTTTATAAAGAGCTGAAATCCAATAAAACAAATGATTACGAAGTATATCTGGATAAAAAACTGCCTAAATATCTGCATTTTGCGACAAGAGATGACCGATATGACAGGATCGGGCAAATCCTTCTTATTCCAAAAGCTCCGAAAATATTTCTGGAAAAGGATAAGAAAACATCCGTAGGAAAACACGGCTATAACCCGAAAATAGTTCCCGAAATGAAAGCCACATTCTATGCCTGGGGACCTGAATTCAAAAACAATCTGGTTATAGATGAATTTGCTAACATTAACGTTTATCCTCTGGTTGCTGAAATCTTAGGGTTGAAAATCGATCAGCCCATTGATGGAAAACTGAAGGTTTTAAAAGAAACTTTGAAGGAGAAAAAATAA
- a CDS encoding DUF5777 family beta-barrel protein, with the protein MTKTLLFLSVLASGLASAQEDLLKDIDTLKTTTENSQPAFKALQIVTGQSTKLSAKNEWYIVVAHRFGDISTGFKNFFGLDDASTKLGVIYGVTDNVSVSLSRETNMKTFEGAVKYKFVKQTENFPADIVGYNVMALNTDLDKDNYPHLKFGDRLSYLTQALISRRFNDKFSLQLSPSYIHKNLYDPAIEDKNQFLTGLGGRYKISRRISVNAEYFVNFDNHSFYKNPLSLGMDIETGGHVFQLLFTNSQINSDIGYLSNAVGKWGKGQIFFGFNLYRVF; encoded by the coding sequence ATGACAAAAACTCTCTTATTTTTGTCGGTACTGGCTTCAGGTCTTGCTTCAGCGCAGGAAGATCTGCTGAAAGATATTGACACCCTCAAAACAACTACAGAAAATTCACAGCCCGCCTTTAAAGCCTTACAGATTGTTACGGGACAATCCACAAAACTCTCTGCTAAAAATGAGTGGTATATTGTTGTGGCCCACCGTTTCGGAGATATAAGCACCGGGTTTAAAAACTTTTTCGGGCTAGATGATGCTTCCACCAAATTAGGGGTCATTTATGGTGTTACGGACAATGTTTCAGTCAGCCTTTCCAGGGAAACCAATATGAAAACATTCGAAGGTGCTGTAAAATACAAGTTCGTAAAGCAAACAGAAAATTTTCCGGCAGATATTGTAGGCTATAACGTAATGGCTTTAAATACAGACCTGGATAAAGACAATTATCCGCACCTTAAATTTGGCGACAGGCTTTCTTATCTTACCCAGGCTTTAATCTCCAGGAGGTTCAATGATAAGTTTTCTTTGCAGCTGTCTCCTTCATACATCCATAAAAACCTTTATGATCCGGCTATTGAAGATAAAAACCAATTTCTGACCGGCTTAGGAGGCCGCTATAAAATTTCCAGAAGAATTTCTGTAAATGCAGAATATTTTGTGAATTTCGATAATCACAGTTTCTATAAAAATCCTCTTTCATTGGGGATGGATATAGAAACCGGAGGACATGTTTTCCAGCTTTTATTCACGAATTCCCAGATCAATTCAGACATAGGATATCTCTCCAATGCGGTAGGAAAATGGGGAAAAGGACAGATTTTCTTTGGGTTTAACCTTTACAGAGTTTTTTAA
- a CDS encoding cupin domain-containing protein, translated as METWNTPIFSKGEKAPEAYFSGGTAWVQILKSNEDELNYQIGNVIFEPGCRNNWHFHGGGQILIVTSGTGVYQEKGKPAQVLRPGDVVNILPGVIHWHGASADSEFTHIAINPNTQNGIVEWLEPVSDEEYSNL; from the coding sequence ATGGAAACATGGAATACACCTATTTTTTCAAAAGGGGAAAAAGCTCCTGAAGCTTATTTTTCCGGAGGAACAGCCTGGGTTCAGATTTTGAAATCTAACGAGGATGAGCTGAACTACCAGATCGGAAATGTTATTTTTGAACCTGGCTGCAGAAATAACTGGCACTTTCATGGAGGTGGCCAGATTTTAATCGTAACTTCAGGGACGGGAGTTTATCAGGAGAAAGGAAAACCTGCACAGGTTTTACGTCCGGGAGATGTGGTGAATATCCTTCCGGGTGTTATCCACTGGCATGGAGCATCTGCCGATAGTGAATTCACGCATATTGCCATTAATCCGAATACTCAAAACGGTATTGTGGAATGGCTGGAGCCTGTAAGTGATGAAGAATACAGCAATTTATAA
- a CDS encoding winged helix-turn-helix transcriptional regulator: protein MTAIKETSTIQQNRKSILEQCPVMYVMEKIGGFWKPIILFNLSTGEKRYSELKRAIPEVTEKMLIQHLKQLEADGLIIRTAKPVVPPHVTYELSKAGLKLAPVIDAMAEWAFQDMKKMY, encoded by the coding sequence ATGACAGCCATTAAAGAAACTTCCACCATCCAGCAAAACAGGAAAAGCATATTAGAGCAGTGCCCTGTAATGTATGTAATGGAAAAAATAGGTGGTTTTTGGAAGCCCATTATCCTGTTTAATCTTTCAACAGGAGAGAAAAGGTACAGCGAATTGAAAAGAGCCATCCCGGAAGTAACGGAAAAAATGCTCATCCAGCATCTTAAGCAATTGGAAGCGGATGGGTTGATTATCAGGACTGCAAAACCCGTGGTTCCGCCACATGTTACTTATGAACTGAGTAAAGCAGGCCTCAAATTAGCTCCGGTAATTGATGCAATGGCAGAGTGGGCCTTTCAGGATATGAAAAAAATGTATTAA
- a CDS encoding T9SS type A sorting domain-containing protein, protein MKNIVLFSFLLTGFLGISQQKTTGDVPLSPNNGITANFTLDNATSKVTLVLKGPSDRWFGLGIGVSAGFSMSAGDAVVYSAVTTPKLTDRNFTGTMQPPLDSSQDWTIVSDAVAGSIRTLTLTRALTNSDTNDYQMPYATTNSISFAGPRPATATTTVAPHGGTANVGYATASFTTVLGVNETEAASKKVVLYPNPAKETVSIKNMDKVKAIDIYESAGRKVRSVKPEGENINVRDLKPGIYYFEITLKDGNLSYEKLIKE, encoded by the coding sequence ATGAAAAACATTGTACTCTTTTCTTTTTTATTAACAGGCTTTTTGGGCATTTCGCAGCAAAAAACCACAGGTGACGTACCATTATCCCCCAATAACGGGATCACTGCAAATTTTACTCTGGATAATGCAACATCTAAAGTAACTTTGGTTTTAAAAGGTCCGTCTGACAGATGGTTTGGTCTAGGGATTGGCGTTAGCGCAGGATTTAGCATGTCAGCAGGAGATGCTGTAGTTTATTCTGCCGTTACCACCCCAAAACTAACGGACAGGAATTTTACAGGAACAATGCAGCCTCCATTAGACAGTTCACAGGACTGGACTATAGTGAGTGATGCTGTTGCCGGTTCCATAAGAACACTTACTTTAACGAGAGCTTTGACGAATTCAGATACTAATGATTATCAAATGCCTTATGCCACCACGAATTCCATCAGTTTTGCCGGACCAAGACCGGCTACTGCAACCACAACAGTAGCCCCTCATGGAGGAACCGCTAATGTAGGATATGCTACTGCATCTTTTACCACAGTATTGGGAGTGAATGAGACGGAGGCAGCAAGTAAGAAAGTTGTTCTTTATCCAAATCCTGCCAAAGAAACCGTAAGCATAAAAAATATGGATAAGGTAAAAGCCATTGATATTTATGAATCTGCCGGAAGAAAAGTAAGATCCGTAAAACCTGAAGGAGAAAACATCAATGTCAGAGATCTGAAGCCTGGAATTTATTATTTTGAGATCACTCTGAAAGACGGAAACCTGTCTTATGAAAAACTGATCAAAGAATAA
- a CDS encoding YceI family protein produces the protein MKKLVLISSILFFAGSVSAQKYSSKTGSVSFEASVPLFEDVYAKDDSNVVVLNTDNGEMASVSVVKNFHFKTKLMEEHFNESYAETAKYPKATFKGKIVNFDKTKLTASPQKYTVQGTLNFHGVDKAVSSAAAVYTKDGKIYMQGSFVAKPADHKVTIPKMVTKKIAESVNVEYNYVMTKQ, from the coding sequence ATGAAAAAATTAGTATTAATAAGTAGTATACTGTTTTTCGCAGGCTCTGTTTCAGCCCAGAAATACAGTTCCAAAACAGGCAGCGTATCTTTCGAGGCATCCGTACCGCTGTTCGAAGATGTGTATGCTAAAGATGATAGTAATGTTGTTGTTCTGAATACGGATAACGGTGAGATGGCTTCAGTTTCTGTAGTGAAGAACTTTCATTTTAAAACCAAATTAATGGAAGAACACTTCAATGAAAGTTATGCGGAAACAGCAAAATATCCTAAGGCGACCTTTAAAGGTAAGATCGTCAATTTTGACAAAACAAAACTTACAGCCTCACCGCAGAAATATACCGTTCAGGGAACCCTTAATTTCCACGGAGTAGATAAGGCTGTTTCTTCCGCAGCTGCCGTTTATACCAAAGACGGAAAAATCTATATGCAGGGAAGCTTTGTGGCAAAACCTGCCGATCACAAAGTAACCATACCGAAAATGGTAACCAAAAAGATCGCGGAAAGTGTAAATGTAGAATACAACTATGTAATGACAAAGCAATGA
- a CDS encoding NAD(P)H-binding protein codes for MKIIVTGSLGNTAKPLAEQLIAEGHDITVISSSETRKSEIESLGAKAAIGSITDVNFLTNTFEGSDAVFAMTPPIMGETNIVENTANAGKNYAEAIAKANVKRVVMLSSVGADSPVENGPIKGLHHIEKLYGELENTSVTFLRAGYFYINFFNDIPLIKNSGILGGNYPDNIHIPLVHPVDIAKAAAEELVKTTTGKNIRYIVSDSRTPADFAKVLGNATGNPGLPWVEFTDEQSFEGMSQAGLPKEMAELYVEMGRGMRTGVVQKDFIEHGSPVDGKTKLEDFAKEFSNVFQS; via the coding sequence ATGAAAATTATTGTAACAGGTTCTTTAGGGAATACAGCAAAGCCGTTAGCAGAACAATTAATTGCAGAAGGCCATGATATTACGGTTATCAGCAGCAGTGAAACCAGAAAAAGTGAGATTGAATCTCTGGGGGCAAAGGCTGCTATCGGTTCTATTACTGATGTCAATTTTTTAACTAATACATTTGAAGGTTCAGATGCGGTATTTGCAATGACACCGCCAATTATGGGCGAAACCAATATTGTTGAGAATACAGCTAATGCAGGGAAAAATTACGCTGAAGCTATTGCAAAGGCAAACGTAAAAAGAGTTGTTATGTTAAGCAGTGTAGGAGCTGACTCTCCTGTTGAAAACGGTCCGATCAAAGGACTGCATCATATTGAAAAACTGTATGGTGAGCTTGAAAATACTTCGGTAACTTTTTTAAGGGCAGGTTATTTCTACATCAATTTCTTCAATGATATTCCGCTAATTAAAAATTCAGGAATTCTTGGAGGAAATTACCCTGACAATATACATATTCCATTAGTACATCCGGTTGATATTGCCAAAGCTGCTGCTGAAGAGCTGGTAAAAACCACAACAGGTAAAAATATCCGTTATATTGTAAGCGATTCGCGTACACCTGCAGATTTTGCAAAAGTTTTAGGCAACGCTACGGGGAACCCGGGATTGCCGTGGGTGGAATTTACAGATGAGCAATCTTTTGAGGGAATGTCACAGGCCGGTCTTCCAAAAGAAATGGCTGAACTTTATGTTGAAATGGGAAGAGGAATGAGAACCGGTGTTGTTCAGAAGGATTTTATTGAGCACGGATCTCCGGTTGACGGTAAAACTAAATTAGAGGATTTTGCCAAGGAGTTTTCTAATGTATTCCAATCTTAA
- a CDS encoding alpha-amylase: protein MNATMIQFFHWYSEGNGTLWKEAEKEAAHLAELGITSVWFPPAYKGANGGYSVGYDAYDLYDLGEFDQKGSIPTKYGSKDDYLNTIKALKKQNIEVIVDIVLGHKAGGDELEKFKAVKVDENNREKVISDVIEIESYTQFTFPGREKKYSDFEWNFTCFSGVDYAEGMDSHIFKIQSEYGNDWEEMIDDEKGNYDYLMYNDIEHRNPFVREELNSWAEWYFSLSDFDGVRLDALKHISFDFYKEWLTMLRSNSGKNIFAVGEYWAPGQLNLLQKYIEVTEGCMSLFDSSLQNNFHTASREGDSYDLRRIFDQTLTQADPMHSVSLVDNHDTQPLQDLEAPVELWFKPLAYALILLRENGYPCVFYPDLYGARYVDKGGDGNDQEIFLEKVDGIEELLKARKDHAYGNQRDYFEDANCLGWTREGDDAHSGCAVVLSNKEAYNKPMEMGKQHAGKNFKDLLKRFEETVMIDENGWGNFPVPAGNVSVWIPE from the coding sequence ATGAATGCAACGATGATTCAATTTTTCCACTGGTATTCTGAAGGAAACGGAACACTATGGAAAGAAGCAGAAAAGGAGGCTGCCCACCTGGCAGAATTAGGAATCACTTCGGTATGGTTTCCTCCTGCTTATAAAGGGGCAAATGGCGGTTACTCGGTAGGTTACGATGCTTATGATCTGTACGATCTCGGAGAATTTGACCAGAAAGGAAGTATTCCTACCAAATACGGGAGTAAGGATGATTACTTAAATACCATTAAAGCTTTAAAAAAACAGAATATTGAAGTTATAGTGGACATTGTTTTGGGACATAAGGCAGGCGGTGACGAACTGGAAAAGTTTAAAGCTGTAAAAGTAGACGAAAACAACAGGGAAAAAGTGATTTCCGATGTCATTGAGATAGAATCCTATACCCAATTCACATTTCCCGGAAGAGAAAAAAAATATTCTGATTTTGAATGGAATTTCACCTGTTTCAGCGGCGTGGATTATGCTGAAGGAATGGATTCACACATTTTTAAGATCCAGTCCGAATACGGAAACGACTGGGAAGAAATGATTGATGATGAAAAAGGGAATTATGATTACCTGATGTATAACGACATTGAGCACCGTAACCCTTTTGTACGGGAAGAATTAAACAGCTGGGCAGAATGGTATTTCAGCCTGAGCGATTTTGATGGAGTAAGGCTCGATGCCTTAAAGCATATCTCATTTGATTTTTATAAGGAATGGCTCACCATGCTCCGTTCCAATTCAGGAAAAAACATTTTTGCGGTGGGAGAATACTGGGCTCCCGGACAGCTGAATCTTCTTCAGAAATATATTGAGGTTACGGAAGGATGCATGAGTCTTTTTGACAGCTCGTTGCAGAATAATTTCCATACTGCTTCAAGGGAGGGAGATTCCTATGATCTCCGGAGAATTTTTGACCAGACTCTTACCCAGGCTGATCCAATGCATTCCGTAAGCCTTGTAGACAACCATGATACGCAGCCTCTCCAGGATCTTGAAGCTCCGGTAGAATTATGGTTTAAACCGCTGGCATATGCACTTATTTTGCTCCGTGAAAATGGTTATCCATGTGTATTTTACCCGGATCTGTATGGTGCCCGGTATGTTGATAAAGGCGGAGATGGAAATGATCAGGAAATTTTCCTTGAGAAGGTGGATGGCATTGAAGAACTCCTTAAAGCCAGAAAAGATCATGCTTACGGAAACCAGCGGGATTATTTTGAAGATGCCAACTGCTTAGGCTGGACACGTGAAGGAGATGATGCGCATTCCGGATGCGCTGTGGTTTTAAGCAATAAAGAGGCTTACAACAAGCCTATGGAAATGGGGAAACAGCATGCTGGCAAAAATTTTAAAGATTTACTTAAAAGGTTTGAGGAAACTGTAATGATTGATGAAAACGGCTGGGGAAATTTTCCGGTTCCTGCAGGAAATGTAAGCGTCTGGATTCCTGAATAA